From Coccinella septempunctata chromosome 4, icCocSept1.1, whole genome shotgun sequence, a single genomic window includes:
- the LOC123311990 gene encoding uncharacterized protein LOC123311990 isoform X2, translated as MCCEMYRFVFLTLTIAVISAKDESEIKNLIGEPDYRQVRLHWETDKSVSPEKFEVKYCELQSWGPQRCRMQDVSQPDDNEIDYNENLLSYNADIKGLRMATTYSFEIRNSKDVREREDRSQGSGKNQNVIVIPTKGFSARATQCLSHASEIEVSTGPYFAGRIAVEAADGERCALDGDPKSPRDSYTLRINHDECGSKVNETTVATFVIVQENLPILTHSTRRFLVICSYQPETLTVRAGLSLPTNNKGQAQLSAVNVDDENDHVGRRGRNFRVGRAYSEPQALVKEKNGQLEYIPSNNIVPMFVMCLLSIAVLIGIVVTVYKISMRNQRCFDDVSVSGFSVSTVGSCSTLAGSIPERECSRISV; from the exons atgtgcTGTGAGATGTATCGGTTCGTTTTTTTAACACTGACGATCGCTGTTATTTCAGCTAAAGATGAATCAG AAATAAAAAATCTCATAGGAGAACCAGACTATAGACAGGTGCGTCTTCATTGGGAAACAGATAAATCTGTTTCTCCAGAAAAATTCGAAGTGAAATATTGCGAACTTCAGTCCTGGGGACCTCAGAGATGCAGGATGCAAGACGTTTCACAGCCTGACGATAACGAAATCGACTACAATGAGAATTTGCTTTCCTACAACGCTGACATCAAGGGACTCAGGATGGCAACTACCTATTCCTTCGAGATACGAAATAGTAAAGATGTCAGGGAGAGGGAAGACAGATCTCAGGGAAGCGGGAAAAACCAGAATGTCATAGTTATACCGACCAAAGGAT TTTCAGCCAGAGCTACCCAGTGTCTCTCTCACGCAAGTGAAATAGAAGTGTCAACTGGCCCTTACTTCGCGGGAAGGATAGCAGTGGAAGCTGCAGACGGTGAAAGATGTGCTCTAGATGGAGACCCAAAAAGTCCCAGAGACAGCTACACCCTAAGGATCAACCACGACGAGTGTGGCAGCAAGGTCAACGAAACCACTGTGGCCACCTTCGTCATCGTTCAGGAGAACCTGCCCATTTTAACACACAGCACTAGGAGGTTCTTGGTTATATGTTCTTATCAGCCGGAGACTTTAACAGTTAGAGCTGGACTGAGCCTCCCTACCAACAATAAGGGTCAGGCGCAGTTGTCGGCAGTTAATGTGGATGATGAAAACGACCATGTAGGAAGGAGGGGGAGGAATTTCAGGGTTGGGAGAGCGTATTCTGAACCTCAAGCTCTCG tgaaagaGAAGAACGGACAACTTGAATACATACCAAGCAACAACATCGTACCCATGTTCGTTATGTGCCTACTCTCCATAGCTGTTCTGATCGGAATTGTGGTAACAGTGTACAAGATATCCATGAGGAATCAGAGATGTTTCGATGACGTTTCAGTCAGCGGATTCTCTGTGAGCACAGTCGGAAGCTGTAGCACTTTGGCTGGATCAATTCCGGAAAGGGAATGTTCCAGAATTTCTGTTTGA
- the LOC123311990 gene encoding uncharacterized protein LOC123311990 isoform X1, with the protein MCCEMYRFVFLTLTIAVISAKDESEIKNLIGEPDYRQVRLHWETDKSVSPEKFEVKYCELQSWGPQRCRMQDVSQPDDNEIDYNENLLSYNADIKGLRMATTYSFEIRNSKDVREREDRSQGSGKNQNVIVIPTKGFSARATQCLSHASEIEVSTGPYFAGRIAVEAADGERCALDGDPKSPRDSYTLRINHDECGSKVNETTVATFVIVQENLPILTHSTRRFLVICSYQPETLTVRAGLSLPTNNKGQAQLSAVNVDDENDHVGRRGRNFRVGRAYSEPQALVKEKNGQLEYIPSNNIVPMFVMCLLSIAVLIGIVVTVYKISMRNQRCFDDVSVSGFSVSTVGSCSTLAGSIPERECSRISV; encoded by the exons atgtgcTGTGAGATGTATCGGTTTGTTTTTTTAACACTGACGATCGCTGTTATTTCAGCTAAAGATGAATCAG AAATAAAAAATCTCATAGGAGAACCAGACTATAGACAGGTGCGTCTTCATTGGGAAACAGATAAATCTGTTTCTCCAGAAAAATTCGAAGTGAAATATTGCGAACTTCAGTCCTGGGGACCTCAGAGATGCAGGATGCAAGACGTTTCACAGCCTGACGATAACGAAATCGACTACAATGAGAATTTGCTTTCCTACAACGCTGACATCAAGGGACTCAGGATGGCAACTACCTATTCCTTCGAGATACGAAATAGTAAAGATGTCAGGGAGAGGGAAGACAGATCTCAGGGAAGCGGGAAAAACCAGAATGTCATAGTTATACCGACCAAAGGAT TTTCAGCCAGAGCTACCCAGTGTCTCTCTCACGCAAGTGAAATAGAAGTGTCAACTGGCCCTTACTTCGCGGGAAGGATAGCAGTGGAAGCTGCAGACGGTGAAAGATGTGCTCTAGATGGAGACCCAAAAAGTCCCAGAGACAGCTACACCCTAAGGATCAACCACGACGAGTGTGGCAGCAAGGTCAACGAAACCACTGTGGCCACCTTCGTCATCGTTCAGGAGAACCTGCCCATTTTAACACACAGCACTAGGAGGTTCTTGGTTATATGTTCTTATCAGCCGGAGACTTTAACAGTTAGAGCTGGACTGAGCCTCCCTACCAACAATAAGGGTCAGGCGCAGTTGTCGGCAGTTAATGTGGATGATGAAAACGACCATGTAGGAAGGAGGGGGAGGAATTTCAGGGTTGGGAGAGCGTATTCTGAACCTCAAGCTCTCG tgaaagaGAAGAACGGACAACTTGAATACATACCAAGCAACAACATCGTACCCATGTTCGTTATGTGCCTACTCTCCATAGCTGTTCTGATCGGAATTGTGGTAACAGTGTACAAGATATCCATGAGGAATCAGAGATGTTTCGATGACGTTTCAGTCAGCGGATTCTCTGTGAGCACAGTCGGAAGCTGTAGCACTTTGGCTGGATCAATTCCGGAAAGGGAATGTTCCAGAATTTCTGTTTGA